The following are encoded in a window of Rhinolophus sinicus isolate RSC01 linkage group LG12, ASM3656204v1, whole genome shotgun sequence genomic DNA:
- the INAVA gene encoding innate immunity activator protein isoform X1 translates to MESKDEVSDSDSGIILQSGPDSPVSPLKEVKELTFAVRKQQRALEERLEGCLEELRALCLREAELTGVLPAEYPLKPGEKAPKVRRRIGAAYKLDEKALSREDPLSSLERELALQLQIAEAARRLSCEENLGRQARRQRKHAVLQEERKLRELERCLGERRRHSGRVPLGPELSASDDSSLSDGLLLEEEDAQVPKPPSESLPLPPQSLEGLQPAGAETGGLDRAPIQNSPWKETSLDHPYEKPRKSDPDSESSSSATMPQDGPNASNLCLLEPAPYHVVPIRSVPGQRQGRTSAPATPETQGRRGLSQSLRTDSFRAGPRRRPTHYTVTVPSSCWTPAGPPRPPHIPNSCSEDSGSDGSSVSHATSPGSSSPDICALRPLSPTALPGHCGAWGPAVPHPALLLPAGSFPAGRYVLVAEGCLPPGELDLMAREEEGLALRLQQLQQHLRPRGRPARTPSLKDSPAGRALCRAAVTQELQLWHERARMRSARPHSLDRHGAFRVRSLPPGRVLGPQTQVPTVCVLRRSPEGAPVQVFVPENGEIISQV, encoded by the exons ATGGAGAGTAAGGATGAGGTCAGCGACAGTGACAGCGGCATCATCCTGCAGTCTG GCCCGGACAGCCCGGTGTCCCCACTGAAGGAGGTGAAGGAGCTGACGTTCGCGGTGCGCAAGCAGCAGAGGGCCCTGGAGGAGAGGCtggagggctgcctggaggagctGCGGGCGCTGTGCCTGCGGGAGGCG GAGCTGACAGGCGTCTTGCCAGCTGAGTACCCCCTCAAACCAGGGGAGAAGGCCCCGAAGGTCCGTCGCAGGATTGGAGCAGCTTACAAGCTGGACGAGAAGGCCTTGTCCAGAGAG gacccCCTGAGCAGCCTGGAGCGGGAGCTGGCCCTGCAGCTGCAGATTGCTGAGGCCGCCCGGCGCCTGAGCTGCGAGGAGAACCTGGGCCGGCAGGCCCGCCGGCAGCGGAAGCACGCGGTGCTGCAGGAGGAGCGGAAGCTGCGGGAGCTGGAGCGCTGCCTGGGCGAGCGGCGGCGGCACAGCGGGCGCGTGCCCCTGGGCCCTG AGCTCAGTGCCTCTGATGACAGCTCCCTGTCGGATGGGCTACTCCTGGAGGAAG AGGATGCCCAGGTGCCAAAACCTCCCTCAGAGTCGCTGCCCCTCCCGCCCCAGAGCCTCGAGGGGCTGCAGCCAGCAGGAGCTGAGACTGGGGGCTTGGACCGTGCGCCCATCCAGAATAGCCCCTGGAAGGAGACCAGCCTGGACCACCCGTAcgagaagcccaggaagtctgaccCCGACAGTGAGAGCAG CAGCTCAGCCACCATGCCGCAGGATGGGCCCAACGCCTCCAACCTGTGTCTGCTGGAGCCCGCCCCCTACCACGTGGTTCCCATTCGCAGTGTCCCGGGACAGCGGCAGGGCCGCACCAGTGCCCCCGCGACCCCTGAGACGCAGGGGAGGAGGGGACTATCGCAGTCTCTGAG GACGGACTCCTTCCGGGCGGGGCCCCGCCGCCGCCCCACGCACTACACGGTGACTGTGCCCAGCTCCTGCTGGACCCCGGCCGGTCCCCCACGGCCGCCCCACATTCCCAACTCCTGCTCGGAGGACAGCGGCTCCGATGGCTCCAGCGTGTCGCACGCCACCTCGCCGGGGAGCAGCAGCCCGGACATCTGCGCTCTGCGGCCGCTGTCCCCGACCGCGCTGCCGGGCCACTGTGGGGCCTGGGGCCCAGCCgttccccacccagccctgctgctgcccGCCGGGTCCTTCCCGGCTGGGCGGTACGTGCTGGTGGCCGAGGGCTGCCTGCCGCCGGGTGAGCTAGACCTGATGGCCCGCGAGGAGGAGGGACTGGCCCTGCGGctccagcagctgcagcagcactTGCGCCCCCGCGGCCGCCCGGCGCGCACGCCGTCCCTCAAGGACAGCCCCGCCGGCCGCGCGCTCTGCAGGGCGGCGGTGACCCAGGAGCTGCAGTTGTGGCACGAGCGCGCCCGCATGCGCAGCGCGCGCCCCCACTCGCTGGACCGCCACGGGGCCTTCCGCGTGCGCAGCCTGCCCCCCGGACGGGTCTTGGGGCCCCAGACGCAG GTGCCCACTGTGTGTGTGCTCCGGAGATCGCCCGAGGGGGCCCCTGTGCAAGTCTTTGTACCTGAGAATGGCGAGATCATCAGCCAGGTGTAA
- the INAVA gene encoding innate immunity activator protein isoform X2 gives MESKDEVSDSDSGIILQSGPDSPVSPLKEVKELTFAVRKQQRALEERLEGCLEELRALCLREAELTGVLPAEYPLKPGEKAPKVRRRIGAAYKLDEKALSREDPLSSLERELALQLQIAEAARRLSCEENLGRQARRQRKHAVLQEERKLRELERCLGERRRHSGRVPLGPELSASDDSSLSDGLLLEEEDAQVPKPPSESLPLPPQSLEGLQPAGAETGGLDRAPIQNSPWKETSLDHPYEKPRKSDPDSESSSATMPQDGPNASNLCLLEPAPYHVVPIRSVPGQRQGRTSAPATPETQGRRGLSQSLRTDSFRAGPRRRPTHYTVTVPSSCWTPAGPPRPPHIPNSCSEDSGSDGSSVSHATSPGSSSPDICALRPLSPTALPGHCGAWGPAVPHPALLLPAGSFPAGRYVLVAEGCLPPGELDLMAREEEGLALRLQQLQQHLRPRGRPARTPSLKDSPAGRALCRAAVTQELQLWHERARMRSARPHSLDRHGAFRVRSLPPGRVLGPQTQVPTVCVLRRSPEGAPVQVFVPENGEIISQV, from the exons ATGGAGAGTAAGGATGAGGTCAGCGACAGTGACAGCGGCATCATCCTGCAGTCTG GCCCGGACAGCCCGGTGTCCCCACTGAAGGAGGTGAAGGAGCTGACGTTCGCGGTGCGCAAGCAGCAGAGGGCCCTGGAGGAGAGGCtggagggctgcctggaggagctGCGGGCGCTGTGCCTGCGGGAGGCG GAGCTGACAGGCGTCTTGCCAGCTGAGTACCCCCTCAAACCAGGGGAGAAGGCCCCGAAGGTCCGTCGCAGGATTGGAGCAGCTTACAAGCTGGACGAGAAGGCCTTGTCCAGAGAG gacccCCTGAGCAGCCTGGAGCGGGAGCTGGCCCTGCAGCTGCAGATTGCTGAGGCCGCCCGGCGCCTGAGCTGCGAGGAGAACCTGGGCCGGCAGGCCCGCCGGCAGCGGAAGCACGCGGTGCTGCAGGAGGAGCGGAAGCTGCGGGAGCTGGAGCGCTGCCTGGGCGAGCGGCGGCGGCACAGCGGGCGCGTGCCCCTGGGCCCTG AGCTCAGTGCCTCTGATGACAGCTCCCTGTCGGATGGGCTACTCCTGGAGGAAG AGGATGCCCAGGTGCCAAAACCTCCCTCAGAGTCGCTGCCCCTCCCGCCCCAGAGCCTCGAGGGGCTGCAGCCAGCAGGAGCTGAGACTGGGGGCTTGGACCGTGCGCCCATCCAGAATAGCCCCTGGAAGGAGACCAGCCTGGACCACCCGTAcgagaagcccaggaagtctgaccCCGACAGTGAGAGCAG CTCAGCCACCATGCCGCAGGATGGGCCCAACGCCTCCAACCTGTGTCTGCTGGAGCCCGCCCCCTACCACGTGGTTCCCATTCGCAGTGTCCCGGGACAGCGGCAGGGCCGCACCAGTGCCCCCGCGACCCCTGAGACGCAGGGGAGGAGGGGACTATCGCAGTCTCTGAG GACGGACTCCTTCCGGGCGGGGCCCCGCCGCCGCCCCACGCACTACACGGTGACTGTGCCCAGCTCCTGCTGGACCCCGGCCGGTCCCCCACGGCCGCCCCACATTCCCAACTCCTGCTCGGAGGACAGCGGCTCCGATGGCTCCAGCGTGTCGCACGCCACCTCGCCGGGGAGCAGCAGCCCGGACATCTGCGCTCTGCGGCCGCTGTCCCCGACCGCGCTGCCGGGCCACTGTGGGGCCTGGGGCCCAGCCgttccccacccagccctgctgctgcccGCCGGGTCCTTCCCGGCTGGGCGGTACGTGCTGGTGGCCGAGGGCTGCCTGCCGCCGGGTGAGCTAGACCTGATGGCCCGCGAGGAGGAGGGACTGGCCCTGCGGctccagcagctgcagcagcactTGCGCCCCCGCGGCCGCCCGGCGCGCACGCCGTCCCTCAAGGACAGCCCCGCCGGCCGCGCGCTCTGCAGGGCGGCGGTGACCCAGGAGCTGCAGTTGTGGCACGAGCGCGCCCGCATGCGCAGCGCGCGCCCCCACTCGCTGGACCGCCACGGGGCCTTCCGCGTGCGCAGCCTGCCCCCCGGACGGGTCTTGGGGCCCCAGACGCAG GTGCCCACTGTGTGTGTGCTCCGGAGATCGCCCGAGGGGGCCCCTGTGCAAGTCTTTGTACCTGAGAATGGCGAGATCATCAGCCAGGTGTAA
- the INAVA gene encoding innate immunity activator protein isoform X3, which produces MLRMPNLNGIPPGRAGRGEGRRPGHAGPAAAGSDPGARARARGAAAPRDSWGNSRPPTRPGSGWERCHPSLRCAASSQKSTMESKDEVSDSDSGIILQSGPDSPVSPLKEVKELTFAVRKQQRALEERLEGCLEELRALCLREAELTGVLPAEYPLKPGEKAPKVRRRIGAAYKLDEKALSREDPLSSLERELALQLQIAEAARRLSCEENLGRQARRQRKHAVLQEERKLRELERCLGERRRHSGRVPLGPELSASDDSSLSDGLLLEEEDAQVPKPPSESLPLPPQSLEGLQPAGAETGGLDRAPIQNSPWKETSLDHPYEKPRKSDPDSESSSSATMPQDGPNASNLCLLEPAPYHVVPIRSVPGQRQGRTSAPATPETQGRRGLSQSLRTDSFRAGPRRRPTHYTVTVPSSCWTPAGPPRPPHIPNSCSEDSGSDGSSVSHATSPGSSSPDICALRPLSPTALPGHCGAWGPAVPHPALLLPAGSFPAGRYVLVAEGCLPPGELDLMAREEEGLALRLQQLQQHLRPRGRPARTPSLKDSPAGRALCRAAVTQELQLWHERARMRSARPHSLDRHGAFRVRSLPPGRVLGPQTQVPTVCVLRRSPEGAPVQVFVPENGEIISQV; this is translated from the exons ATGCTGCGAATGCCGAACTTAAATGGAATACCTCCGGGGAGGGCGGGCCGGGGGGAGGGACGGCGGCCTGGACACGCGGGGCCTGCGGCTGCGGGGTCGGACCCGGGCGCGCGGGCGCGGGCGCGCGGCGCCGCAGCTCCGAGGGACAG TTGGGGAAATTCCAGACCGCCTACACGTCCTGGCTCAGGCTGGGAACGGTGTCACCCGTCCCTGCGCTGTGCGGCTTCCTCCCAGAAGTCCACCATGGAGAGTAAGGATGAGGTCAGCGACAGTGACAGCGGCATCATCCTGCAGTCTG GCCCGGACAGCCCGGTGTCCCCACTGAAGGAGGTGAAGGAGCTGACGTTCGCGGTGCGCAAGCAGCAGAGGGCCCTGGAGGAGAGGCtggagggctgcctggaggagctGCGGGCGCTGTGCCTGCGGGAGGCG GAGCTGACAGGCGTCTTGCCAGCTGAGTACCCCCTCAAACCAGGGGAGAAGGCCCCGAAGGTCCGTCGCAGGATTGGAGCAGCTTACAAGCTGGACGAGAAGGCCTTGTCCAGAGAG gacccCCTGAGCAGCCTGGAGCGGGAGCTGGCCCTGCAGCTGCAGATTGCTGAGGCCGCCCGGCGCCTGAGCTGCGAGGAGAACCTGGGCCGGCAGGCCCGCCGGCAGCGGAAGCACGCGGTGCTGCAGGAGGAGCGGAAGCTGCGGGAGCTGGAGCGCTGCCTGGGCGAGCGGCGGCGGCACAGCGGGCGCGTGCCCCTGGGCCCTG AGCTCAGTGCCTCTGATGACAGCTCCCTGTCGGATGGGCTACTCCTGGAGGAAG AGGATGCCCAGGTGCCAAAACCTCCCTCAGAGTCGCTGCCCCTCCCGCCCCAGAGCCTCGAGGGGCTGCAGCCAGCAGGAGCTGAGACTGGGGGCTTGGACCGTGCGCCCATCCAGAATAGCCCCTGGAAGGAGACCAGCCTGGACCACCCGTAcgagaagcccaggaagtctgaccCCGACAGTGAGAGCAG CAGCTCAGCCACCATGCCGCAGGATGGGCCCAACGCCTCCAACCTGTGTCTGCTGGAGCCCGCCCCCTACCACGTGGTTCCCATTCGCAGTGTCCCGGGACAGCGGCAGGGCCGCACCAGTGCCCCCGCGACCCCTGAGACGCAGGGGAGGAGGGGACTATCGCAGTCTCTGAG GACGGACTCCTTCCGGGCGGGGCCCCGCCGCCGCCCCACGCACTACACGGTGACTGTGCCCAGCTCCTGCTGGACCCCGGCCGGTCCCCCACGGCCGCCCCACATTCCCAACTCCTGCTCGGAGGACAGCGGCTCCGATGGCTCCAGCGTGTCGCACGCCACCTCGCCGGGGAGCAGCAGCCCGGACATCTGCGCTCTGCGGCCGCTGTCCCCGACCGCGCTGCCGGGCCACTGTGGGGCCTGGGGCCCAGCCgttccccacccagccctgctgctgcccGCCGGGTCCTTCCCGGCTGGGCGGTACGTGCTGGTGGCCGAGGGCTGCCTGCCGCCGGGTGAGCTAGACCTGATGGCCCGCGAGGAGGAGGGACTGGCCCTGCGGctccagcagctgcagcagcactTGCGCCCCCGCGGCCGCCCGGCGCGCACGCCGTCCCTCAAGGACAGCCCCGCCGGCCGCGCGCTCTGCAGGGCGGCGGTGACCCAGGAGCTGCAGTTGTGGCACGAGCGCGCCCGCATGCGCAGCGCGCGCCCCCACTCGCTGGACCGCCACGGGGCCTTCCGCGTGCGCAGCCTGCCCCCCGGACGGGTCTTGGGGCCCCAGACGCAG GTGCCCACTGTGTGTGTGCTCCGGAGATCGCCCGAGGGGGCCCCTGTGCAAGTCTTTGTACCTGAGAATGGCGAGATCATCAGCCAGGTGTAA